The following DNA comes from Chloroflexota bacterium.
CCTGTAACTGACGGCGCAGCGCCGCGTAGCGAGGCGAATCCTCCTGCTGGGCGATGTACAGCCGGCGCAATTCGCGCTCAAGCCCCCGGTCCACCTCCACATGGCCGATGTGTATGACGATCACCCCGGCCCCCAGCGCCTCGGCCCAGTCCATGGTCTGGATGTGCAGCGCCACCGCCGCGCGGCGCTTGTCCTCGTCCAGCGCGCTGACCACGATTCCGGCTGCGCCGCCCAGCCCAACCGTGGTGGGGCACGGCGCGTGAATGCTGGGAAACTCACCGTCGGCGCGGGTGATGCCTTCCAGCATCTCGGGCCGCACCACGTGGCCCAGTTCAAAGCGAGTGAATCCAACCCGCCTGCCCGCCTCCAGAAACTCGCGGACGTGGGCATGCCGCCGTTGCATCCACATGGTAGAAAGCGCGGGTGTGTTCATGACGTAGCCTCCTTGTTGACAGTCAAGCCGTGCCCATTATAATCTGTTCGCTTGAATCTCAAAAGCCGTCGGCCAATGGCTGACCGCTGACGGCTAACGGCCAACGGCTAATGGCTAATGGCTAACGGCTAATGGCTAATCGCTGACGGCTATTCCACGCTAGGAGCGCACATGCGGGTTGAAACTCTCGTTGTCGGACCTGTGATGACCAACTGCTACATTGTCGCCTGCGAGGAGACCCACAAGGCCGCGGTCATTGACCCAGGCGGCGACGCCAAGCAGATTCTGGCTGCCGTCAAACGCATGGGCGTGGATGTGGTGTACGTCCTGAATACCCACGGCCACTTTGACCACACGCTGGCCAACGACGCCATCGTGGCCGCGACGGGCGCGACGCTGGCCATCCACGAGGCCGACGCGCCCATGCTGGCGATGGGGGGCGGCGCGGCGTGGTTCGGGATGAAAGGCTCCCAATCCCGCCCCGACTTGCTCCTGCGCGACGGCGACATTGTGCGCGTCGGCAACCTGCAACTGCGCGTGCTCCACGTGCCGGGCCATTCCCCGGGCGGCGTGGCGTTCTATCTGGAGCAGCAGGGCGTTGTGTTCAGCGGCGACGCCCTATTCCAGATGGGCATCGGCCGCACCGACCTGCCGGGCGGCGACTACGACCGGCTCATCGCCAGCATCCGCACCCGACTCCTGACGCTCCCGCCCGACACGGTGGTGTACCCCGGACACGGCCCCGCCACGACGATTGCCCGCGAGCGCGTCGGGAACCCGTTCCTGTACTGAGTCGCGCGAGCGCCCCATCGCCGCCCCTCGCCTGGCGTGAACCTTTGCCCGAACCCCCGCCCCATGATATAATCTCGGTGCGAGGGCAGGAACGCCTGCCAGGGGGACAGACGTGACCCAGGAGCGACAGTATCGGACCGAGGCGGTTGTGCTCAAGCGCGGCGATTTCGGCGAGGCCGACCGCATCCTGACGATTTTCACGCCGGAGCGCGGCAAGGTGCGCGTGCTGGCCAAGGGCATCCGCCGCATTACCAGCCGCAAGGCCGGGCACCTGGAACTCTTCGTGCGCTCGCGACTGCTGGTGCACGGGGGGCGCGACCTGGACATCGTGGCCCAGGCCGAGAGCGTGGAGACCTACCGGCCCATCCGCGAAGACCTGCGGCGCACAGCCTGCGCCTACTTTATGGCCGAACTCCTTGACGGCTTCACGGGCGAAGAAGAGGGCCAGGCGGCGATATACGAGTTGCTGGTGGAGACCCTGCGCCGACTGAGCACGACCCGCGACCTGTGGCTGGCGACCCACTACTTTGAGATGCGCCTGCTGGGGTTGCTGGGATACCGGCCGGAACTTTTTTTCTGCGTGCGGTGTCGGGAGCCGCTGCGGTCGGAGGGGAACGTGATGGATCCCGCAGCGGGCGGGCTGGTCTGCCCGCGATGCGCCGGCGACGAGCCAAACTTGCAGACCGTGTCGCCCCAGGCCTTTGAGGTGCTGCGGTTCCTCCAGACGCGCCCCTACGAGGCCTGCGCGACGCTGTCGCTCAACAATCGGGTCCGCCGCGAGGTGGAAAACCTGCTGGAAAACTACGACGTGTACCTGATGGAGCGGCGGCTGAAGAGCGCGGCGTTCTTGCGGGACCTGCGTCGCCGCTGGCAGGCGCTGGATGCGCGGGCGACGGAGTCCGACGCATAGGGCCGATTGGGTTCACCACCGAGCGCGCCGAGGACGCGGAGAGGAACAAAAACCCAATCCTCTGCGTTCTCCGCGCCCTCCGCGGTGAATGTATTTTCTGGACATGGGAGTTGGGAATGGGCAGAGCGTTGTCGTTTCAAGAAGTCATCATGCGGCTAGAGCGGTTCTGGGCCGACAAAGGCTGCCTCATCTGGCAGCCGTACAACGTGCAGGTTGGCGCGGGCACCATGAACCCCGCCACCGTCCTGCGCGTGCTGGGGCCGGAGCCGTGGAACGTGGCCTACGTGGAGCCGTCGGTGCGCCCCGACGACGGGCGGTACGGTGAGAACCCCAACCGCTGGTCGCAATACTACCAGTATCAGGTCATTCTGAAGCCAGACCCAGGCAACCCACAGGAGTTGTACCTAGAGAGCCTGGAGGCGCTGGGCATAGACCTTCGGCGCCACGACGTGCGCTTCGTGGAGGACAACTGGCAGCAGCCCGCCCTGGGCGCATGGGGCCTGGGGTGGGAGGTCTGGCTGGACGGGTTGGAGATCACCCAGTTCACGTATTTCCAGCAGGCGGGCGGGTTCGTGCTGGACCCCGTCGCCGTGGAGATCACCTACGGCCTGGAGCGCATCGTCATGTTTCTCCAGGGCGTCAAGAGTTTCGTGGACATAGATTGGGGCGCGGGCCGCACCTACGGCGATGTCCTCCTGCGCCAGGAGATAGAGCACTGCACCTACAACTTTGAACGGGCGTCGGTGCCGCGCCTGCAAGAACTCTTTCGGCTGTACGAGGCGGAGGCCCAGAACGCCCTGGAGGCGCGCCTGGTCATCCCCGCCCACGACTACGTGCTCAAGTGCTCGCACACGTTCAACGTGCTGGACGCGCGCGGGGCCATCGGCGTTACCGAGCGCGCGCACTACTTCGCGCGCATGCGCGATTTGGCCCGCGCGGTGGCCGAGGCCTACGTGGCCCAGCGCGAGGAGATGGGCCACCCGTGGGGCGTGCTGAAGCCCGCGCCCGTTCCGCCACCCGACGTGCCCATGCCCGCGCCGACCCAGCCCGAGGATTTCGTCCTGGAAATCGGCGTGGAGGAACTGCCTGCCGCCGACATCACCAGCGCCATCCAGCAACTGGAACAGGCGATGGCGAGCATGCTGGCCGACGCGCGCCTGTCCTATCGTTCCCTGCGCGTTACTGGCTCGCCGAGGCGCATCGTGGCCTTCGTGGAGGGCCTGGCGCCGCGCCAGCCCGACCTGGAGCAGGAGATCAAAGGCCCGCCCGCCAAGGCCGCCTTTGACGCCGAAGGGAAGCCCACCCGCGCCGCCGAGGGGTTCGCCCGAAGCCAGGGCGTGGACGTGGCGGCGTTGCAGGTGCGCGACATGGACGGCGGGCGCTACGTGGTCGCCCGCACGGTGAAGCCAGGACGGGCGGCGGGCGAGGTGCTGGCCGAGCGCCTGCCCCAGGTCATTGCGGGCCTGAAGTTTGAGTTGTCCATGCGGTGGAACGCCAGCCAAGTGTACTTCTCGCGGCCCATCCGCTGGTTCGTGGCGCTGCTGGGCGATGCGGTTGTCCCGTTTGTCTATGCCGATGTGCCCAGCGGGCGCGTGAGCCGCGGCCTGCGCTCCGAGAACTCGCCACAGTTTGAGATTCCGAGCGCCTCCGCGTACTTTGACACGGTGGCGCGCCAGAACATCGTCGTGGACGTGGCCGAGCGGCGACAGC
Coding sequences within:
- the recO gene encoding DNA repair protein RecO, translating into MTQERQYRTEAVVLKRGDFGEADRILTIFTPERGKVRVLAKGIRRITSRKAGHLELFVRSRLLVHGGRDLDIVAQAESVETYRPIREDLRRTACAYFMAELLDGFTGEEEGQAAIYELLVETLRRLSTTRDLWLATHYFEMRLLGLLGYRPELFFCVRCREPLRSEGNVMDPAAGGLVCPRCAGDEPNLQTVSPQAFEVLRFLQTRPYEACATLSLNNRVRREVENLLENYDVYLMERRLKSAAFLRDLRRRWQALDARATESDA
- a CDS encoding glycine--tRNA ligase, whose amino-acid sequence is MGRALSFQEVIMRLERFWADKGCLIWQPYNVQVGAGTMNPATVLRVLGPEPWNVAYVEPSVRPDDGRYGENPNRWSQYYQYQVILKPDPGNPQELYLESLEALGIDLRRHDVRFVEDNWQQPALGAWGLGWEVWLDGLEITQFTYFQQAGGFVLDPVAVEITYGLERIVMFLQGVKSFVDIDWGAGRTYGDVLLRQEIEHCTYNFERASVPRLQELFRLYEAEAQNALEARLVIPAHDYVLKCSHTFNVLDARGAIGVTERAHYFARMRDLARAVAEAYVAQREEMGHPWGVLKPAPVPPPDVPMPAPTQPEDFVLEIGVEELPAADITSAIQQLEQAMASMLADARLSYRSLRVTGSPRRIVAFVEGLAPRQPDLEQEIKGPPAKAAFDAEGKPTRAAEGFARSQGVDVAALQVRDMDGGRYVVARTVKPGRAAGEVLAERLPQVIAGLKFELSMRWNASQVYFSRPIRWFVALLGDAVVPFVYADVPSGRVSRGLRSENSPQFEIPSASAYFDTVARQNIVVDVAERRQRIAEQIRALAAEVGGHIPEDAALLDEVTNLVEHPTALRGSFDRKYLHLPQEVLITVMKKHQRYFPVLDESDKLLPYFIAVRNGDTRHLDVVREGNEAVLTARYADAEFFFAEDRQKPLEAFLPILDTLTFQEKLGSMLAKARRIEALTQRLAEALGLAANERDVAARAAHLCKADLATKMVVELTSLQGVMGREYALLSGEKREVAVAIYEHYLPRYAGDALPETMPGVVVGLADRLDSLAGLFAAGLAPKGSADPYGLRRAALGIVQVLTDKGISLDLRQAIRWAAEIMPIPADEATQAGVLDFIVGRQRAALLDAGYRYDVVDAVLAERGHDPVRAARTVKALAAWVDRPDWQDVLNAYARTRRIVRGLAERYPLRPELLAEPAAQALYHAYQKARARVRPDGSVDDLMEALVELRDPINRFFDDILVMAEDPDVRAARLGLCQAVSALADGIVDLSKVEGF
- a CDS encoding MBL fold metallo-hydrolase: MRVETLVVGPVMTNCYIVACEETHKAAVIDPGGDAKQILAAVKRMGVDVVYVLNTHGHFDHTLANDAIVAATGATLAIHEADAPMLAMGGGAAWFGMKGSQSRPDLLLRDGDIVRVGNLQLRVLHVPGHSPGGVAFYLEQQGVVFSGDALFQMGIGRTDLPGGDYDRLIASIRTRLLTLPPDTVVYPGHGPATTIARERVGNPFLY